From Alphaproteobacteria bacterium, a single genomic window includes:
- a CDS encoding 2-dehydropantoate 2-reductase translates to MTELTNPRIMIVGAGAVGAYVGGNLAQQGLDVSFFDAWPEHVEKMRADGITLEGTTAEECFTVPVKAYNLTELQGLKRERPIDIAFICVKSYDTAWATMLVKDYLAPTGCVVSLQNCMNEETIAGIVGWGKTLGCIAAKIVVELVGPGHVIRRIAKGGAAHTVFRAGEATCVITPRLEMLVGWLSKIDSAKATTNLWGERWSKLVANAMGNGVAASTGMSIKEYMVQEPARHLSIRIAGEAVKVGQALGYALEDTNGFAPEVWVKAAEELESGANDAPNLAAVEKKLLDNAAKAKEGARPSMGQDMLKGRRTEIQFINGLVAAKGAEIGIPTPANTKLVEAVTLVETGKAPAGIERLL, encoded by the coding sequence ATGACCGAACTGACCAACCCCCGCATCATGATCGTCGGCGCCGGCGCCGTCGGCGCCTATGTCGGCGGCAATCTCGCCCAACAGGGCCTGGACGTCTCGTTCTTCGACGCCTGGCCCGAGCATGTCGAGAAGATGCGCGCCGACGGCATCACCCTGGAAGGCACCACGGCGGAGGAATGCTTCACCGTGCCGGTCAAGGCCTACAACCTGACCGAATTGCAGGGCCTGAAGCGCGAGCGGCCGATCGACATCGCCTTCATCTGCGTCAAGTCCTACGACACCGCCTGGGCCACCATGCTGGTGAAGGATTATCTGGCGCCGACCGGCTGCGTGGTCTCGCTGCAAAACTGCATGAACGAGGAAACGATTGCCGGCATTGTCGGCTGGGGCAAGACGCTGGGCTGCATCGCCGCCAAGATCGTCGTCGAGCTGGTCGGCCCCGGCCATGTCATCCGCCGCATCGCCAAGGGCGGCGCCGCCCACACCGTCTTTCGCGCCGGCGAGGCCACCTGCGTCATCACGCCAAGGCTGGAAATGCTGGTCGGCTGGCTCTCCAAGATCGACAGCGCCAAGGCCACCACCAATCTCTGGGGCGAGCGCTGGTCGAAGCTGGTGGCCAACGCCATGGGCAACGGCGTCGCCGCCTCCACCGGCATGAGCATCAAGGAATACATGGTGCAGGAGCCGGCCCGGCATCTCTCGATCCGCATCGCCGGCGAGGCGGTGAAGGTCGGCCAGGCGCTCGGCTATGCGCTGGAGGACACCAACGGCTTCGCGCCCGAAGTCTGGGTCAAGGCGGCCGAGGAACTGGAAAGCGGCGCCAACGACGCCCCGAACCTGGCCGCGGTCGAGAAAAAGCTGCTGGACAATGCCGCCAAGGCGAAAGAGGGCGCACGGCCGAGCATGGGCCAGGACATGCTGAAGGGCCGGCGCACAGAGATCCAGTTCATCAACGGCCTGGTGGCGGCCAAGGGTGCGGAAATCGGCATCCCCACCCCCGCCAATACCAAGCTGGTCGAGGCCGTGACCCTGGTCGAAACCGGCAAGGCACCGGCGGGGATCGAACGGCTGCTGTAG
- a CDS encoding cyclase family protein produces MARKLIDISIPLTNAIVCDPPHMRPQIQYMNHHDTAAQMAEYMGVKVEDLPEGEYAAVEKVTISTHNGTHLDAPYHFFSRMNEGITPGGEPSATIDQIALDWCYRPAVKLDFRHFDDGYVATPGDVQAELKRIGHALQPLDIVLVNTGAGAHFGQDDFIDRGCGVGYEATCWLLDQGVRVTGTDGWSWDAPFSWTREKIKAGGSPKLIWEGHRAGRYKGYCHLEKLWRLDRLPANGFEVICFPVKVEAGSAGWTRAVAVVEE; encoded by the coding sequence ATGGCCCGCAAACTCATCGACATCTCGATCCCGCTGACCAACGCCATTGTCTGCGACCCGCCGCACATGCGCCCGCAGATCCAGTATATGAACCACCACGACACCGCGGCCCAGATGGCGGAGTATATGGGGGTCAAGGTCGAGGACCTGCCGGAGGGCGAGTACGCGGCGGTGGAGAAGGTGACGATCTCCACCCACAACGGCACGCATCTGGACGCGCCCTATCACTTTTTCAGCCGCATGAACGAGGGCATCACGCCCGGCGGCGAGCCGTCTGCCACCATCGACCAGATCGCGCTCGACTGGTGCTACCGGCCGGCGGTGAAGCTGGACTTCCGCCATTTCGACGACGGCTATGTGGCGACGCCCGGCGATGTGCAGGCGGAGTTGAAGCGCATCGGCCACGCATTGCAGCCGCTGGACATCGTGCTGGTCAACACCGGCGCGGGCGCGCATTTCGGCCAGGACGACTTCATCGACCGCGGCTGCGGCGTCGGCTACGAGGCGACCTGCTGGCTGCTGGACCAGGGCGTGCGCGTCACCGGCACCGATGGCTGGAGCTGGGACGCGCCCTTCAGCTGGACGCGAGAGAAGATCAAGGCGGGCGGCTCGCCGAAGCTGATCTGGGAGGGGCACCGCGCCGGGCGCTACAAGGGCTATTGCCACCTGGAGAAGCTGTGGCGCCTGGACCGGCTGCCGGCGAACGGCTTCGAGGTGATCTGCTTCCCGGTCAAGGTCGAAGCCGGCTCCGCCGGCTGGACAAGGGCGGTGGCGGTGGTGGAGGAATAG
- a CDS encoding FAD-dependent oxidoreductase, whose protein sequence is MTDSAQGQVAVIGAGIIGICAAAYLQREGFRVTLVDAEEPGTMTSFGNAGAISGHSVAPMALPGIWKRVPGWLLDPLGPLAVRIGYAPKAAPWLMKFMAAAKAYEAQSAALASLYRPVREAYLELTGDAGADDLLKQTGSVSVYETEAGFAGDAIVRDLARRHGHRVEELSGDELRQLEPALGPQFVRAGFYPDGTHCRNPGELCRRLAAMVLAAGGRHLRARVTGFETGSAGVAALRTADGGRHAFDHFVIAAGAWSHRLSAELGEPFPLESERGYHMVLPHPGFETSRPISFGERKFMCTTMEPGLRLAGTVEFAGLEAAPNWGRADKLVRHAREIFRTVDTGDAQPWMGHRPATPDSLPVIGRSKKHRNVAYGFGHGHLGLTGGAITGRHIAAVIAGRAPAIDLSPFAIDRYAR, encoded by the coding sequence ATGACGGACTCCGCCCAAGGTCAGGTCGCCGTGATCGGTGCCGGCATTATCGGCATCTGCGCCGCCGCCTATCTGCAACGCGAAGGCTTTCGCGTCACCCTGGTGGATGCCGAGGAGCCCGGCACCATGACCAGCTTCGGCAATGCCGGCGCGATTTCCGGCCACAGCGTTGCGCCGATGGCGCTGCCGGGCATCTGGAAGCGGGTGCCGGGCTGGCTGCTGGACCCGCTCGGGCCGCTGGCGGTGCGCATCGGCTATGCGCCCAAGGCCGCCCCCTGGCTGATGAAGTTCATGGCGGCGGCGAAGGCCTACGAGGCGCAGTCGGCGGCGCTGGCGTCACTCTACCGGCCGGTGCGGGAGGCTTACCTCGAACTGACCGGCGATGCCGGGGCCGATGACTTGCTAAAGCAGACCGGCAGCGTCTCGGTCTACGAGACCGAGGCGGGGTTTGCCGGCGACGCCATCGTGCGCGATCTCGCCCGCCGCCACGGCCACCGGGTCGAGGAACTGAGTGGCGACGAGTTGCGCCAGCTGGAGCCGGCGCTGGGGCCGCAATTCGTGCGGGCCGGCTTTTATCCGGACGGCACCCATTGCCGCAATCCGGGCGAGTTGTGCCGGCGGCTGGCGGCCATGGTCCTGGCCGCGGGCGGCCGGCATTTGCGCGCCCGGGTCACCGGGTTCGAGACCGGCAGCGCCGGCGTCGCCGCGCTCCGCACCGCGGACGGCGGGCGCCATGCCTTCGACCATTTCGTTATCGCCGCCGGCGCCTGGTCGCACCGCCTCTCGGCCGAGCTGGGCGAGCCGTTTCCGCTGGAGAGCGAGCGCGGCTATCACATGGTGCTGCCGCATCCGGGCTTCGAGACCAGCCGGCCGATCAGCTTCGGCGAGCGCAAATTCATGTGCACGACGATGGAGCCGGGCTTGCGCCTGGCCGGCACGGTGGAATTCGCCGGGCTGGAGGCGGCGCCGAACTGGGGCCGGGCCGACAAGCTGGTGCGTCACGCCCGCGAGATCTTCCGCACGGTCGATACCGGCGACGCCCAGCCCTGGATGGGCCACCGGCCGGCGACGCCGGATTCGCTGCCGGTGATCGGCCGCTCGAAGAAACACCGCAATGTCGCCTACGGCTTCGGCCACGGCCATCTGGGCCTGACGGGCGGGGCGATCACCGGCCGGCACATCGCCGCCGTCATCGCCGGCCGCGCACCGGCCATCGACCTCTCGCCCTTCGCCATCGACCGCTACGCCCGCTGA
- the ubiB gene encoding 2-polyprenylphenol 6-hydroxylase has product MLRLLFHPLRIARILWVLARHDALYWPQLMGEGALMQGALRALARHRLPERPGERLALALQRLGPSFVKLGQALSTRGDILGEAVARDLAALQDRLPPFAGAPAVVSQALGAELSTRFTEFSPEPVAAASIAQVHFAVTTEGEPVAVKVLRPGVERRFERDLSLFAWMAWLVHALFPFTRRFRPREVVAVFARSVRIELDLRLEAAAAAELAENFADHPGFHVPAVDWQRTGRRVMTLERVEGLRIDNAAAIRAAGHDTHRIMAIAAEVFFRQVFVDGFFHADMHPGNVFVRPDGGLTVVDFGIMGRLDAAGQDFMADVLVGFLRRDYRLVAEAHVRAGFLPKGQDPAVFAQALRAVGEPILDRPIAEISMARLLLHLFQVTAQFDMPAQPSLLLLQKTMLMAEGLGRNLDDTIDMWTIARPLIEDWMIQNRGPDARLAAGLQQAVATLERLPRLVEHAEVLGERALNGKGGGVSPWWAAAAGAIGLLLGLVLG; this is encoded by the coding sequence ATGCTGCGCCTGCTGTTCCATCCGCTCCGCATCGCCCGCATTCTCTGGGTGCTGGCCCGCCACGACGCGCTCTACTGGCCCCAACTCATGGGCGAAGGGGCGCTGATGCAGGGGGCGTTGCGCGCCCTCGCCCGCCACCGCCTGCCGGAACGGCCGGGCGAGCGGCTGGCCCTGGCGCTGCAACGGCTCGGCCCCAGCTTCGTCAAGCTGGGGCAGGCGCTGTCCACCCGCGGCGACATCCTGGGCGAGGCGGTCGCCCGCGACCTGGCCGCGTTGCAGGACCGGCTGCCGCCCTTCGCCGGCGCACCCGCCGTCGTGTCGCAGGCGCTGGGAGCCGAGTTATCCACACGATTCACCGAATTCTCCCCAGAGCCGGTGGCCGCCGCCTCCATCGCCCAGGTGCATTTCGCGGTCACGACCGAGGGCGAGCCGGTGGCGGTCAAGGTGCTGCGCCCCGGCGTCGAGCGGCGGTTCGAGCGCGACCTCTCTTTGTTCGCGTGGATGGCCTGGCTGGTCCACGCCCTGTTTCCGTTCACCCGCCGCTTCCGCCCGCGCGAGGTGGTGGCGGTGTTCGCCCGCTCGGTCCGTATCGAGCTGGACCTGCGGCTGGAGGCGGCGGCGGCGGCGGAACTGGCAGAGAACTTTGCCGACCATCCGGGCTTTCACGTGCCCGCGGTCGACTGGCAGCGCACCGGCCGCCGGGTGATGACGCTGGAACGGGTCGAGGGGCTGCGCATCGACAACGCCGCCGCCATCCGCGCCGCCGGCCACGACACGCACCGCATCATGGCCATCGCCGCCGAGGTGTTTTTCCGCCAGGTGTTCGTGGACGGCTTTTTCCACGCGGACATGCACCCCGGCAATGTCTTCGTCCGCCCGGACGGCGGCCTGACCGTGGTCGATTTCGGCATTATGGGCCGGCTGGATGCGGCCGGGCAGGACTTCATGGCCGACGTTCTGGTCGGCTTTCTGCGCCGCGACTACCGGCTGGTGGCCGAGGCTCATGTACGGGCTGGCTTCCTGCCCAAGGGCCAGGACCCGGCGGTGTTCGCCCAGGCGCTGCGCGCCGTCGGCGAGCCGATCCTGGACCGGCCGATCGCCGAGATTTCCATGGCGCGGCTGCTGCTGCACCTGTTCCAGGTCACCGCCCAGTTCGACATGCCGGCCCAGCCCTCGCTGCTGCTGTTGCAGAAAACCATGCTGATGGCCGAGGGGCTGGGGCGGAATCTTGACGACACCATCGACATGTGGACCATCGCCCGGCCGCTGATCGAGGACTGGATGATCCAGAACCGCGGCCCCGATGCCCGCCTCGCCGCCGGGCTGCAACAGGCGGTCGCCACGCTGGAGCGCCTGCCCCGCCTGGTCGAGCACGCCGAAGTCCTCGGCGAGCGGGCACTGAACGGCAAGGGTGGCGGCGTCTCGCCCTGGTGGGCGGCGGCGGCCGGCGCCATCGGCCTGCTGCTCGGCCTGGTGCTCGGCTGA
- a CDS encoding class I SAM-dependent methyltransferase yields MTKTHFGFRSVDENEKAGLVRGVFSSVAGRYDLMNDLMSGGVHRLWKDRLVRRMAPRAGETVLDLAGGTGDIAFRLVQAADCEVVVCDINEAMIGVGRDRGLDRGRIEGLEWTVGDAEALPFADDSMNACCIAFGLRNVTRPPVALAEILRVLRPGGRFFCLEFSKVIVPGLDRLYDAYSFKVLPKIGKVVARDEASYRYLAESIRQFPDQEGLAAIMRRVGFGSVAYESWSGGIVAVHRGRKPA; encoded by the coding sequence ATGACCAAGACGCATTTCGGTTTCCGTTCCGTCGACGAAAACGAGAAGGCCGGGTTGGTCCGGGGCGTGTTCTCGTCGGTGGCCGGGCGCTACGACCTGATGAACGATCTGATGAGCGGCGGCGTGCACCGGCTCTGGAAGGACCGGCTGGTGCGCCGCATGGCGCCGCGCGCCGGGGAAACCGTGCTGGACCTGGCCGGCGGCACCGGCGACATCGCCTTCCGCCTGGTGCAGGCGGCCGATTGCGAGGTGGTGGTCTGCGACATCAACGAGGCGATGATCGGCGTCGGCCGCGACCGCGGGCTCGACCGCGGCCGGATCGAGGGGCTGGAATGGACCGTGGGCGACGCCGAGGCCCTGCCCTTCGCCGACGACAGCATGAATGCCTGCTGCATCGCCTTCGGCCTGCGCAACGTCACCCGCCCGCCGGTGGCGCTGGCCGAGATCCTGCGGGTGCTGCGGCCGGGCGGGCGCTTTTTCTGCCTGGAATTCTCCAAGGTGATCGTGCCGGGGCTCGACCGGCTCTACGACGCCTATTCCTTCAAGGTGCTGCCGAAGATCGGCAAGGTGGTGGCGCGGGACGAGGCCTCCTACCGCTATCTGGCCGAGAGCATCCGCCAGTTTCCGGACCAGGAAGGGCTGGCGGCGATCATGCGGCGGGTCGGCTTCGGCTCGGTTGCCTATGAAAGCTGGTCCGGCGGCATCGTCGCGGTGCATCGCGGCCGCAAGCCCGCCTGA
- the mutM gene encoding bifunctional DNA-formamidopyrimidine glycosylase/DNA-(apurinic or apyrimidinic site) lyase: MPELPEVETTRRGLARVLEGARIARVEVRRRDLRWPLPPDLERHLEGRRVDRLNRRAKYLLAHLDDGGVWLIHLGMSGRLIVEPAGQNAASRRGENHVHVVVTTAAGDTVLYQDARRFGSMDWVADAAALAAHPRLKTLGLEPLSDALDGGALQRLFAGRRTPLKAALLDQRLVAGLGNIYVCEALYRAHLSPFRAAGGLTDGEAAALAREIRATLEEAVAAGGSSLRDYVQTDGELGYFQHSWRVYGREGQPCPCREGAVIARHVQGGRSTFYCPSCQV; encoded by the coding sequence ATGCCGGAATTGCCAGAAGTCGAGACCACCCGCCGCGGTCTGGCGCGGGTGCTGGAGGGCGCGAGAATCGCCCGGGTCGAGGTGCGCCGTCGCGACCTGCGCTGGCCGCTGCCGCCCGACCTGGAACGGCACCTGGAAGGGCGCCGGGTGGATCGGCTCAACCGCCGGGCGAAATACCTGCTGGCGCACCTGGACGATGGCGGCGTCTGGCTGATCCATCTCGGCATGTCCGGCCGGCTGATCGTCGAGCCCGCGGGGCAGAATGCGGCCAGCCGCCGGGGCGAGAACCATGTCCATGTGGTTGTCACGACCGCGGCGGGCGATACCGTACTCTATCAGGACGCGCGCCGCTTCGGCTCCATGGACTGGGTCGCCGACGCGGCCGCGCTGGCCGCCCATCCCCGGCTGAAAACCCTGGGCCTGGAGCCGCTTTCGGACGCGCTGGACGGCGGGGCCCTGCAACGGCTGTTTGCCGGCAGGCGGACGCCGCTCAAGGCCGCGTTGCTGGATCAGCGGCTGGTGGCCGGCCTCGGCAATATCTATGTGTGCGAGGCGCTCTATCGCGCCCACCTGTCGCCGTTCCGCGCGGCCGGCGGCCTGACGGATGGCGAGGCCGCGGCGCTCGCCCGGGAAATTCGTGCCACCCTGGAGGAGGCCGTGGCGGCCGGCGGCTCCTCGCTCCGCGACTATGTCCAGACCGATGGCGAGCTGGGCTATTTCCAGCATTCCTGGCGGGTTTACGGTCGGGAAGGGCAGCCCTGTCCCTGCCGCGAGGGCGCGGTCATTGCGCGGCACGTGCAGGGAGGCCGTTCCACTTTCTATTGCCCGTCCTGCCAAGTCTGA
- a CDS encoding enoyl-CoA hydratase translates to MAYEMIAVETHGRVGLIRLDRPRALNALCAQLINELEDAINRFEADENIGCLVLTGSEKAFAAGADIKEMSSKGYMDVYMADFITVGWERVSKARKPVIAAVAGYALGGGCEIAMMCDMIICADNAKFGQPEINLGTIPGGGGTQRLPRFVGKSKAMDMCLTGRMMGAEEAERCGLVTRVVPADKLMEDAMATAETIADKSLPIAMICKESVNRAYETTLAEGVRFERRLFHSTFATEDKMEGMAAFVDKRAPAFKHR, encoded by the coding sequence ATGGCCTATGAGATGATCGCCGTCGAAACCCATGGCCGTGTCGGCCTGATTCGGCTGGACCGGCCCAGGGCGCTGAACGCCCTCTGCGCCCAGCTCATCAACGAGCTGGAGGACGCCATCAACCGGTTCGAGGCGGACGAGAATATCGGCTGCCTGGTGCTGACCGGCTCGGAAAAGGCCTTCGCCGCCGGCGCCGACATCAAGGAAATGTCGTCCAAGGGCTATATGGACGTCTATATGGCCGACTTCATCACCGTCGGCTGGGAGCGGGTGTCGAAGGCGCGCAAGCCGGTGATCGCCGCCGTGGCGGGCTATGCCCTGGGCGGCGGCTGCGAGATCGCCATGATGTGCGACATGATCATCTGCGCCGACAACGCCAAGTTCGGCCAGCCGGAGATCAATCTGGGCACCATTCCGGGCGGCGGCGGCACCCAGCGCCTGCCGCGATTTGTCGGCAAGTCCAAGGCGATGGACATGTGCCTGACCGGCCGCATGATGGGCGCCGAGGAAGCCGAGCGCTGCGGCCTCGTCACCCGCGTCGTGCCGGCGGACAAGCTGATGGAAGATGCCATGGCCACCGCCGAGACCATTGCCGACAAGTCCTTGCCGATCGCCATGATCTGCAAGGAAAGCGTCAACCGCGCCTACGAGACCACGCTGGCCGAGGGCGTGCGCTTCGAGCGGCGCCTGTTCCACTCCACGTTTGCGACCGAAGACAAGATGGAAGGCATGGCCGCCTTCGTCGACAAGCGGGCGCCGGCCTTCAAACACCGTTGA
- the rpsT gene encoding 30S ribosomal protein S20, producing the protein MANSPQARKRVRQTARRTAVNKARVSQYRTYVKKVETAIASGDAAAARDALREAQPVLMSGVNKGVAHRNTVARKISRLSRQVKAIG; encoded by the coding sequence ATGGCCAATTCTCCGCAAGCACGCAAGCGCGTGCGCCAGACGGCGCGTCGGACCGCCGTCAACAAGGCTCGCGTGAGCCAGTATCGGACCTATGTGAAAAAGGTCGAAACCGCGATTGCCTCCGGCGATGCCGCCGCGGCCCGCGATGCGCTGCGTGAGGCGCAGCCCGTGCTGATGAGCGGCGTCAACAAGGGCGTCGCCCACCGCAACACGGTAGCGCGCAAGATTTCGCGGTTGAGCCGCCAGGTCAAAGCCATCGGCTAG
- a CDS encoding rhodanese-like domain-containing protein has product MPDNTTIPECSAQVAWDAVQADDAAHIVDVRTPQEWAAVGAPNLGNLSHKLHFVSWQLPPDMRVNADFIAELKAERIPANARLYFLCRSGVRSLAAAAAAAAAGYAHAVNVREGFEGVAGPDGIRHGGWRGAGLPEAPHRVGGDGQ; this is encoded by the coding sequence ATGCCGGATAATACAACAATTCCAGAATGTTCCGCCCAAGTCGCTTGGGATGCCGTTCAGGCCGACGATGCGGCGCACATTGTCGATGTTCGCACGCCCCAGGAGTGGGCGGCCGTCGGTGCACCGAATCTGGGGAATCTATCGCATAAGTTGCATTTCGTGTCCTGGCAGTTGCCGCCGGACATGCGAGTCAACGCGGATTTCATCGCAGAATTGAAAGCGGAGCGGATTCCCGCCAACGCCAGGTTGTATTTCCTGTGCCGTTCCGGCGTTCGCTCCCTGGCCGCCGCGGCCGCGGCGGCAGCGGCCGGATACGCCCATGCGGTGAATGTGCGGGAGGGCTTCGAAGGCGTGGCCGGACCGGACGGAATCCGCCATGGCGGCTGGCGCGGTGCCGGCCTGCCGGAAGCGCCGCACCGGGTCGGGGGAGACGGGCAATGA
- the dnaA gene encoding chromosomal replication initiator protein DnaA, whose protein sequence is MTDIVSEAVSEPLGLDELRAVQWQRIRGKLRGEFGEGVFRSWLKPMALSGAADDAVTIAVPTRFMRDRVNALYGDRLRALWSAEEVETVTVVVAAHETAAHETAAHDMADCDAGRVDAGRVAAPATLRAATPAVSGASVAARSGRAVPAAPRTVPDGGGVGMGVPSDDRPDAIDAGVPAEEWVTTIGAPLDHRLNFDNFVVGKPNQFAHAACRRVAEANEAAFNPLFLYGPVGMGKTHLMHAIAWHIRQRDPRRRVLYISAETFMYQFIRAVRFRDTVAFKEQLRSVDVLMVDDVQFICGRESTQEEFFHTFNALVDQNRQIVISADKSPSDLEGLEDRLRSRLGWGLVADLHPTDYELRLSILEAKADQMGIAIPKAVMEFLAHRISSSVRELEGALNRLVAHAELVGRELSVETTQDLLRDVLRANDRRVTIDDIQRRVAEHYNIRLADMSSPRRARAVARPRQIAMYLAKQLTTRSLPEIGRKFGGRDHTTVMHAVRKVDELQSSDRVLQEDIELLRRMLGG, encoded by the coding sequence ATGACCGACATCGTCTCCGAAGCCGTATCCGAACCCCTGGGCCTGGACGAACTGCGCGCCGTTCAGTGGCAGCGCATCCGCGGCAAGCTGCGGGGCGAGTTCGGCGAGGGCGTGTTTCGCAGCTGGCTGAAACCGATGGCGCTCAGCGGGGCGGCGGACGACGCCGTCACCATCGCCGTGCCGACCCGCTTCATGCGCGACCGGGTGAACGCCCTTTACGGCGACCGCCTGCGGGCGCTCTGGAGTGCGGAAGAGGTGGAGACCGTCACGGTGGTCGTCGCGGCCCACGAGACGGCGGCGCACGAGACGGCGGCCCATGACATGGCGGACTGCGATGCCGGCCGGGTCGATGCCGGCCGGGTGGCCGCACCCGCCACGCTGCGGGCCGCCACGCCGGCCGTGAGCGGTGCGTCCGTCGCTGCCCGGTCCGGGCGTGCCGTCCCGGCCGCTCCGCGGACCGTCCCGGACGGCGGCGGGGTCGGGATGGGCGTGCCGTCCGACGACCGGCCGGACGCGATCGATGCCGGCGTGCCGGCGGAGGAATGGGTCACCACCATCGGTGCGCCGCTGGACCACCGGCTGAATTTCGACAATTTCGTCGTCGGCAAGCCGAACCAGTTCGCGCACGCGGCCTGCCGCCGGGTGGCGGAAGCGAACGAGGCGGCCTTCAACCCGCTGTTCCTCTATGGCCCGGTCGGCATGGGCAAGACCCACCTGATGCACGCCATCGCCTGGCATATCCGCCAGCGCGACCCGCGGCGCCGGGTGCTCTACATCTCGGCCGAAACCTTCATGTACCAGTTCATCCGCGCGGTGCGCTTCCGCGACACGGTGGCGTTCAAGGAGCAGTTGCGCTCGGTCGACGTGCTGATGGTGGATGACGTCCAGTTCATCTGCGGCCGGGAATCGACCCAGGAAGAGTTCTTCCACACCTTCAACGCCCTGGTCGACCAGAACCGCCAGATCGTCATCAGCGCCGACAAGTCGCCGTCCGACCTGGAAGGGCTGGAGGATCGGCTGCGCTCGCGCCTCGGCTGGGGGCTGGTCGCCGACCTGCACCCGACCGACTACGAACTGCGCCTGTCGATCCTGGAGGCCAAGGCCGACCAGATGGGCATCGCCATTCCCAAGGCGGTGATGGAATTCCTGGCCCACCGCATTTCCTCCAGCGTGCGCGAACTGGAAGGTGCGCTCAACCGGCTGGTGGCGCATGCGGAGCTGGTGGGACGGGAACTGAGCGTGGAGACGACGCAGGACCTGTTGCGCGACGTGCTGCGCGCCAACGACCGCCGCGTCACCATCGACGACATCCAGCGCCGGGTGGCGGAGCACTACAACATCCGCCTGGCCGACATGTCCTCGCCGCGCCGGGCGCGGGCGGTGGCGCGGCCGCGCCAGATCGCCATGTATCTGGCGAAGCAACTCACCACCCGCTCGCTGCCGGAAATCGGCCGCAAGTTCGGCGGGCGCGACCACACCACGGTCATGCACGCGGTGCGCAAGGTGGACGAGTTGCAGAGCAGTGACCGGGTGCTGCAGGAGGATATCGAACTGCTGCGCCGCATGCTGGGCGGCTGA
- a CDS encoding pyridoxal-phosphate dependent enzyme, producing MPCEPATYINPRTGATWPLAEPLWRAPDDLGPVELTDGPGLTPADIARGEGSLWRYQSALRVPKRLSLGEGWTPLVPGRWNGRDVLFKCEHLQPSGSYKDRGIAVLVNALIAAGLTEILEDSSGNAGAAMATYCRAAGIACAIYAPAAAPAGKLMQMQAFGADLHRVPGSRQDTTDAALAAAETRFYASHAWQPFFVEGTKTLAFELWEQMGFRLPDHVVMPAGQGGNVLGLATGFAELVAAGQIARPPRLHAVQAEGCSPLVAAFEGREAPALAPTVADGIATPQPVRAAAILEAVRGSGGQTVAVSEDRIRAALRDLLAGGWYVEPTTAAGAAGLTRLQEAGHIQPGESAVLLLTGHGLKAGAAIAAALG from the coding sequence ATGCCATGTGAGCCCGCCACCTACATCAACCCCCGCACCGGCGCCACCTGGCCGCTGGCAGAGCCGCTCTGGCGCGCGCCGGACGACCTGGGGCCGGTCGAACTGACCGACGGGCCGGGCCTCACGCCTGCGGACATCGCCCGCGGCGAGGGCTCGCTCTGGCGCTATCAGTCCGCACTGCGGGTGCCGAAGCGGCTGTCGCTCGGCGAGGGCTGGACGCCGCTGGTGCCGGGGCGCTGGAACGGCCGCGACGTGCTGTTCAAGTGCGAGCACCTGCAACCCTCCGGCTCCTACAAGGACCGCGGCATCGCCGTGCTGGTCAACGCCCTGATCGCGGCGGGCCTGACCGAGATTTTGGAGGATTCCAGCGGCAATGCCGGGGCGGCCATGGCCACCTATTGCCGGGCCGCCGGCATCGCCTGCGCCATCTATGCCCCCGCCGCCGCGCCGGCCGGCAAGCTGATGCAGATGCAGGCCTTCGGCGCCGACCTGCACCGTGTGCCCGGCTCGCGCCAGGACACCACCGACGCCGCCCTGGCAGCGGCCGAAACCCGCTTCTATGCCTCGCACGCCTGGCAACCCTTCTTCGTCGAGGGCACCAAGACGCTGGCGTTCGAACTCTGGGAGCAAATGGGCTTCCGCCTGCCGGACCATGTGGTGATGCCCGCGGGCCAGGGCGGCAATGTGCTGGGGCTCGCCACCGGCTTCGCCGAACTCGTCGCCGCAGGCCAGATCGCCAGGCCGCCGCGCCTGCACGCGGTCCAGGCCGAGGGCTGCTCGCCGCTGGTGGCGGCGTTCGAGGGACGGGAGGCCCCGGCGCTGGCGCCGACCGTCGCCGACGGCATCGCCACGCCGCAGCCGGTGCGGGCGGCGGCGATCCTGGAGGCGGTGCGCGGCTCCGGCGGGCAGACGGTCGCGGTGAGCGAAGACCGGATCCGGGCCGCACTGCGCGACCTGCTGGCCGGGGGCTGGTATGTGGAGCCGACCACCGCCGCCGGCGCCGCCGGCCTCACCCGGCTGCAGGAGGCGGGCCACATCCAGCCGGGCGAGAGCGCGGTGTTGCTGCTCACCGGCCACGGCCTCAAGGCGGGAGCGGCCATCGCCGCCGCGCTGGGATAG